From one Zhongshania sp. R06B22 genomic stretch:
- a CDS encoding HPF/RaiA family ribosome-associated protein: MKLSINFRNMPGSGNIINYIDHRLSFAFAGTREEIERTTITVSDVNGPNGVAGKQCKVVIKPSGLREIVIAETRENIRQAIDLCLARASRSLNRKLKRRHILMKKAPDPQRMRLEVSPES; encoded by the coding sequence ATGAAACTAAGTATTAACTTTCGAAACATGCCCGGTAGCGGCAATATTATTAACTATATCGATCATCGCCTTTCATTCGCATTCGCCGGTACCCGTGAGGAAATCGAACGAACAACAATAACCGTCTCCGACGTTAATGGCCCTAATGGGGTTGCCGGCAAACAATGCAAAGTAGTCATCAAGCCATCAGGGCTAAGAGAGATTGTGATCGCTGAGACCCGCGAGAATATACGTCAAGCTATTGATCTTTGTCTTGCCAGAGCAAGCCGGAGCCTAAATAGAAAATTAAAACGTAGACACATACTCATGAAAAAAGCGCCGGACCCTCAACGTATGCGTCTAGAAGTATCCCCAGAGAGTTGA